From Pseudomonas sp. StFLB209, a single genomic window includes:
- a CDS encoding ABC transporter permease, producing MNRYLIGRVGQALLVLWGAYTITYFILYMLPGDTLSIMLSASGLEADALSPEDLAKARAYYGLDKGIFEQYFDLLWRAIQGDFGQSLSLNRPVNELLAERLPQTLALAGLAIVLSLIGGIGLAYLASYIRWQPLKVALARLPSLGFSVPVFWMGLLLIQVFAFSLGWFPATGSKGFESLILPAVTLAIPSAAVYAQVLQRGFQGVWQEPYIATAYAKGLSRGQVQLRHGFKNAALPILTLIGLQVGNTVSGAVLVETIFTRNGVGRLAQEAVLRQDIPVVLGIVAASAAAFVLINLLVDLLYPYLDPRITHQPKVS from the coding sequence GGGGCTTACACCATCACCTACTTCATCCTCTACATGCTGCCCGGCGACACCTTGTCGATCATGCTCAGCGCCTCGGGCCTGGAGGCCGATGCGCTGAGCCCCGAAGACCTTGCCAAAGCCCGGGCCTATTACGGCCTGGACAAAGGCATCTTCGAGCAATATTTCGACCTGCTGTGGCGGGCCATTCAAGGTGACTTCGGCCAGTCACTGTCGCTGAACCGCCCGGTCAACGAACTGCTCGCCGAGCGCCTGCCGCAAACCCTCGCCCTCGCGGGCCTGGCCATCGTGCTGTCGCTGATCGGCGGCATCGGCCTGGCTTACCTGGCGTCCTATATTCGCTGGCAACCGCTGAAAGTCGCCCTGGCACGCCTGCCGTCGCTGGGCTTTTCGGTGCCAGTGTTCTGGATGGGCCTGCTGCTAATCCAGGTCTTTGCGTTCAGCCTGGGCTGGTTTCCGGCCACTGGCAGCAAGGGCTTTGAAAGCCTGATCCTGCCGGCCGTCACCCTGGCGATTCCCAGTGCAGCGGTGTACGCCCAGGTGCTGCAACGCGGCTTTCAAGGCGTGTGGCAGGAACCCTACATCGCCACCGCCTACGCCAAAGGCTTGAGCCGTGGCCAGGTGCAACTGCGCCACGGCTTCAAGAACGCCGCGCTGCCGATCCTCACCCTGATCGGCCTGCAGGTCGGCAACACCGTGTCTGGCGCGGTACTGGTCGAAACCATCTTTACCCGCAACGGCGTTGGCCGCCTGGCCCAGGAAGCGGTGCTACGCCAGGACATTCCGGTGGTACTGGGGATCGTCGCCGCCTCGGCAGCGGCTTTTGTGCTGATCAACCTGCTGGTCGACCTGCTCTACCCCTACCTTGACCCACGCATCACTCACCAACCGAAGGTGTCCTGA
- a CDS encoding ABC transporter permease translates to MSTDSRLLRDNSITTAAPLWRRRSRLQRLGTALLPLLRKPGFSLALLIVGFALLAALAPHLLTSFDPYATAPSVKLTAPNLTHWFGTDELGRDLYTRLVYGSSLSIQAALLAVGIALVGGLGLGVLAGFAGGRIDALIMRFVDVLLALPGLLLALAIVTAIGFGTVPVAIAVGVGIIPGFARTTRAEVLRVKTLPYVEAARLGGASWGRTLVRHILPNAWGPVAVLATLDFGAAILATAGLSFLGFGAAPPAAEWGTLIANGRHFLITAPWVSLLPGLFVVAVVFSLNHIARTFEENPR, encoded by the coding sequence ATGAGCACCGATAGCCGCCTATTACGCGATAACTCGATCACCACTGCCGCGCCGCTCTGGCGCCGCCGCAGCCGCCTGCAACGCCTGGGCACGGCGCTGTTGCCGTTGCTGCGCAAACCCGGCTTCAGCCTGGCGCTGCTGATCGTCGGCTTCGCCCTGCTCGCCGCGCTGGCGCCGCACCTGCTGACCAGCTTCGACCCCTACGCCACCGCCCCCAGCGTCAAGCTCACCGCGCCAAACCTGACCCACTGGTTCGGCACCGACGAGCTGGGCCGCGACCTGTATACGCGGCTGGTGTATGGCTCCAGCCTGTCGATCCAGGCTGCACTGCTAGCGGTGGGCATTGCCCTGGTCGGCGGCTTGGGGCTGGGCGTGCTGGCGGGTTTTGCCGGCGGCCGGATCGACGCGCTGATCATGCGCTTTGTCGATGTGCTGCTGGCCCTGCCCGGCCTGCTGCTGGCGCTGGCCATCGTCACCGCGATCGGCTTTGGCACCGTACCGGTGGCGATTGCCGTGGGGGTCGGGATCATCCCAGGCTTCGCCCGCACCACACGCGCTGAAGTCCTAAGGGTCAAGACCCTGCCTTACGTTGAAGCCGCACGCCTGGGCGGCGCCAGTTGGGGACGGACCCTGGTGCGGCACATCCTGCCCAACGCCTGGGGCCCGGTGGCGGTGCTCGCCACGCTGGACTTCGGTGCGGCCATTCTCGCCACTGCCGGCTTGAGTTTTCTCGGCTTTGGCGCCGCGCCACCGGCTGCCGAGTGGGGCACGCTGATCGCCAACGGCCGACACTTTCTGATCACCGCCCCGTGGGTCTCGCTGCTACCCGGCCTGTTCGTGGTGGCCGTGGTGTTCAGCCTCAACCATATCGCCCGCACCTTCGAGGAGAACCCGCGATGA